In one Apium graveolens cultivar Ventura unplaced genomic scaffold, ASM990537v1 ctg6390, whole genome shotgun sequence genomic region, the following are encoded:
- the LOC141703254 gene encoding uncharacterized protein LOC141703254, with translation MKDVNVEVELSQGSHNSSESNSDDTDESGNTGSTRNSSNTTDDNSSRNDHSTENQDQFGGVSHENDASNTRGTSVNGTKLPKFVKWTKDHTPDLIIGNPDVGVQTRSATEYEFLYHNFLSKEEPKKESTTSETPMATAKKLDPDKGKEIDVTAYRGYEICPSQKDLLSQISKRNCQMFRLNYTLNDQQIWYYFRTAVGEITQLEGEHAWLSQYICDALDRGFGFNWRTPICLPPDVEKEGLEMVFDYFRFAVALGRDCEERKLYIDELLQRDEHSLWSLLRAANCLQVSGLYEMIRDTLAQNTEKSVSEIEHDLSRSFKQCAKGEELEPHKNVNIRARLSNKLFVKQTKKLDEVPNIKNVEAAELEAPEPEARSIDDLLSFINGDGDTRGGQTSKKKKKNRNKGKEKKMYIKIFRT, from the exons ATGAAAGATGTAAATGTTGAGGTGGAGCTGTCACAAGGTAGTCACAACTCTAGTgaatcaaattctgatgacacTGATGAATCAGGAAACACTGGATCAACTAGAAATTCTTCTAATACAACAGATGACAACTCATCAAGAAATGATCATTCAACTGAGAATCAAGATCAATTTG GGGGAGTTTCACATGAAAATGATGCATCCAATACAAGAGGAACATCAGTAAATGGGACTAAACTGCCAAAATTTgtaaaatggacaaaagatcacacACCTGATCttatcattggaaatcctgatgttGGTGTTCAAACAAGGAGTGCAACTGAATATGAATTTCTCTATCACAATTTTCTTTctaaggaggaaccaaagaaa GAAAGTACTACTAGTGaaactccaatggccactgctaaAAAGTTAGATCCTGATAAGGGTAAAGAAATTGATGTCACTgcttatagag GTTATGAAATATGTCCAAGTCAAAAAGATCTTCTAAGTCAAATATCGAAAAGGAATTGTCAAATGTTCAG ATTAAAT TATACTTTGAATGACCAGCAGATATGGTATTATTTTCGAACTGCTGTGGGTGAGATTACACAATTAGAAGGGGAGCATGCCTGGTTGTCCCAGTATATATGCGATGCATTGGACAGAGGATTTGGGTTTAATTGGCGCACACCGATTTGTCTACCTCCAGACGTTGAGAAAGAGGGACTGGAAATGGTATTTGATTATTTTCGTTTTGCTGTAGCGTTGGGTCGGGATTGCGAG GAGCGCAAGTTGTATATTGATGAACTTCTTCAAAGGGACGAACACTCTCTTTGGTCGTTGCTTCGTGCTGCAAACTGTCTACAAGTTAGTGGGCTATATGAAATGATCCGCGACACTCTTGCTCAAAACACTGAGAAGAGTGTCTCGGAAATAGAGCACGATTTATCTAGATCTTTCAAGCAGTGTGCGAAG GGAGAAGAGCTGGAACCTCACAAGAATGTCAACATACGTGCCAGGCTTTCAAATAAGCTGTTTGTGAAACAGACGAAAAAGCTCGACGAGGTACCGAATATAAAG AATGTGGAGGCAGCAGAACTGGAGGCTCCGGAGCCTGAAGCTCGTTCAATTGATGACCTCCTTTCTTTTATCAATGGCGATGGAG ATACCAGAGGGGGTCAAACCtcaaagaagaagaaaaagaatcgTAACAAAGGGAAAGAGAAGAAGATGTATATTAAAATTTTTAGGACTTGA